A genomic stretch from Vicia villosa cultivar HV-30 ecotype Madison, WI unplaced genomic scaffold, Vvil1.0 ctg.001462F_1_1, whole genome shotgun sequence includes:
- the LOC131635275 gene encoding GDSL esterase/lipase At1g28610-like, with protein sequence MELVGKHLSHPNSIHFNEELIDLGASTLLIPGMFPKGCNSVYLSIYETKDMNQYDSFGCLKWLNEFCESYNQKLQYEIFNLGKIHPHAKLIYADYYKAALSLYQNQSKFGFIGLKTCCGKGGRYNLSVNQTCGMPSVNACDDPSKYISWDGLHLTEAAYRLMADGIINGSYTIPKFSILSSKKPNEEQRFKKRSLPRHGRI encoded by the exons ATGGAGTTGGTCGGTAAGCATTTATCTCATCCAAATAGTATTCATTTCAATGAA GAGTTGATTGATCTAGGGGCAAGCACACTCTTAATCCCTGGGATGTTTCCAAAGGGATGCAATTCAGTCTATTTATCCATTTATGAAACCAAAGATATGAACCAATATGACTCATTTGGTTGCTTGAAATGGTTAAACGAATTTTGTGAGTCTTATAACCAGAAGCTCCAATATGAGATATTCAACCTTGGCAAAATTCATCCTCATGCTAAACTCATATATGCTGATTATTACAAAGCAGCATTATCATTAtatcaaaatcaatcaaaatttG GTTTTATAGGTCTCAAAACCTGTTGTGGGAAGGGAGGTCGATATAATTTAAGTGTGAATCAAACTTGTGGCATGCCAAGtgtgaatgcatgtgatgatccTTCTAAATATATTTCGTGGGATGGTCTTCATTTGACGGAGGCTGCATATAGATTGATGGCTGATGGTATCATTAATGGATCCTATACTATCCCCAAATTTAGTATCTTGTCCTCCAAGAAACCCAATGAAGAGCAAAGGTTTAAAAAACGGTCGCTGCCGCGTCACGGTCGCATATAG